The Streptomyces sp. NBC_01463 DNA window CCTACTCGCCCCGCTCACCGCGGGAACCATCGTCGTCACCTTCCGCACCACCAGTCACAACGAGGCGATGACGCTGATCAGCGCCTCGGACCCCGCCGTCCCCTCCTCCAACATCACCCTGAACCTGAGCGGCGGCGCCCTTCAGTTCTCCGTACGGGAGAACGGCGCGGTCCTCATCAATGTCATGACCCGGACACGCTACGACGACGGGCTGCGGCACACCGTCGCCGTCACCGTCGACGCCTCGGGGACCAGGCTGCACGCCGGCGGGCGCACGGTCTTCGAGACGGCGCAGCACGCCTTCTTCGGCAGTGTCTCCAGGCCGGCCGCCCTCGCCCTGGGGCGCAACACCGACAGCGACCATCCGGGGGGTGAGTGGTTCTGCACCGGCACCATCGAGCGGGCCGCGGTCTGGGACCGGGTGCTGAGCGAGGCCGAACTGGTCGCGCAGAGCCCCCGCCCCGACCTCGCCGACCTGGGCCGGATCTCCACGGTCCTGAACAGCGGCACTCCGGCGACCTGGGTCGTCACCGGCGACAGCATCACGCACGGCGCCCTGCACACCAACGGCTGGCGCAGCTACCCGGAGCACTGGACGGAGCGGGTCCGCTGGGAGCTGGGCAAGCCGAAGAACCGCGATTTCGTGGTCGATTCCGGGGTGAGCGGTGCGACCAGCGCCGAACTCGTCGCGCGGTTCGGCGAGCGCGTCACCGCGTTCTCGCCGGACGTCGTCTCGCTCATGATCGGTACGAACGACATCGCGACGTCCGGCCTCGGCCCCGACGTCTACCGCGCCAACCTGGTCTCCCTCGTGCGCTCGGTACGGGCCCTGCCCGGCTCCCCCGTGCCGGTGCTCCAGTCACCCAATCCGGTCGACCCGGCGAAGTGGCCGGGCCGGGTCAACCTCTCGCAGTACGCGCGGGTCATGGGCGAGGTCGCGGCGCAGGAGAACGCCGTCTTCGTCGACCACTACAACGACTGGCTGGCCGGAAACGGCGGCCAGGTCCCGCTGACCCTGCTCAGCGACGGGCTCCACCCCGACCAGCACGGGCATCACCGCAT harbors:
- a CDS encoding GDSL-type esterase/lipase family protein yields the protein MLLAAGAAALSTRLGGPAFAAAPGSGPVLDHDTPVDLDGTEYVDLSDRAGLLAPLTAGTIVVTFRTTSHNEAMTLISASDPAVPSSNITLNLSGGALQFSVRENGAVLINVMTRTRYDDGLRHTVAVTVDASGTRLHAGGRTVFETAQHAFFGSVSRPAALALGRNTDSDHPGGEWFCTGTIERAAVWDRVLSEAELVAQSPRPDLADLGRISTVLNSGTPATWVVTGDSITHGALHTNGWRSYPEHWTERVRWELGKPKNRDFVVDSGVSGATSAELVARFGERVTAFSPDVVSLMIGTNDIATSGLGPDVYRANLVSLVRSVRALPGSPVPVLQSPNPVDPAKWPGRVNLSQYARVMGEVAAQENAVFVDHYNDWLAGNGGQVPLTLLSDGLHPDQHGHHRIVLRMIKDLRIFDASSRVCSLRIP